Below is a genomic region from Henckelia pumila isolate YLH828 chromosome 3, ASM3356847v2, whole genome shotgun sequence.
aattaaacatgtattccgttatctacgaggaacaacagatttgtgacttttgtactcaaaagacaccaatcaaagtatcattggttatgctgatgttggatatttatctgatccacataaggcacgttcccaaaccggatatgtatttactcgtggaggcaccgcaatttcttggcattcacagaaacaaacactcgtaacaacttcatcaaatcacgccgagattattgcattacatgaagtaagtcgtgaatgtgtatggttaaagtcaatgaccaaacatattcaaatatcgtgtggattgacagtagacaagaagcctgtgacactatatgaagataatgctgcatgtattgctcaaatgaaagaagaatatatcaaaagtgacagaaccaaacatatccccccaaaattctttgcctacactcaagagcttgagaagaataaagatattgatatctgttatattcaatcaagtgagaactcatcagatctcttcacaaaggcacttcccacgacgatattcagaaagcatatatacaacattgggatgcgcaatctgcggaatatgtgaagaatcactcatgttaacatgagggggagtttacgtggctgcactcttttttccttactatggtttttatcccactgggtttttcctagtaagatttttaacgaggcagtataaaacacgtaatgaagacagtcatcatatcacgatcatcatcacaagggggagtgttgaaaaatatattattattattatgttgaatattgaatattgaatgttgaatgttgaatattgagttgtaaaatgtggaaaattagtgtgtgttgatgtagatgatgatgttttaatttttggactaatctcaaatgtggatctataaataggtcttcatttgtgatgaaaaatacaattgaattgagggaaaaatattataaagtgtagagtttgatatattttgagttttaaaatatttattttttaccataaatttttactttttcacaacaatataTTTATACCAAATGGCTTTTAATTCTTCCGTATAAATGCTAGTGTTCAGTCGAAAAGATTGGTAGAAGAAGATCTAAAGTCATTGTCTACTAATAAGTGATTGCGACAAGTAGATGAAATAAaatcgattaaattaatcatatGATTAGGCCCACCGCAAGTATATAtctaaatacaattaatttgagTAGTATTTCCTAATTTTTGCGGGATGAtgatttttcttcttcttattatgTTTTGGACATACTAGTTTGGTCGTTTTTATTTTAGATgcggaaaaaaattatttgaatttatgGAATCTGTTGATAATTTTTATCCCCGCCATATAATTTGTTAGCCATTTTTTCAACATGATAATTACTCCCTTTACATATTCCATTATATTAAATGTGATGACACACCAAATTAATAAGTTGGTGGGACctctttgtttttttaatttttacaattatttaattaaaaaatttattgtataAGGCCATCTCTAACTCATATCCTCTATTTTTCATCCTCCATCCTCTGAAATAGAGATTTGTGATCTCTATTTTTCAAAACATTCTCCAACCCATATCCTCTATATATTACCAAATACtcctttttaatattttttttacaacacatacatatataatttaataattatataatatatctttCAACTAAATTATTTCGATTAGTTGATTCAACGAAAAAAATCGTGTAATATGTTAATAATTATGtattaaaataacaattaatttatgaaaaaaatataaaaaacttcaaataaattttatcataattaaataaatgaaacactaaactaattacaaaaattttaaaaaataaaatgcaacaaaataataaacaaattaCATGGAAGGACTTTTTTATAATTTCGGAGGATGACATTTTCGTAATTAATGTCATCCTCCATATAAATCTTTATATGAATGGAGGATCACTGTAGCACTCTCCAAAATGGAGAGTGCTTTTAGAGGAGGGTTGGAGAGTCAACCCTCTTCTATAATGGAGGAATCCTCCATTATAGAGGAGGGTTGGAGATGCCCTAAGTAGGCAACGTATATATAAAAACGGACTATACAAGCAAACAACACTTGTAACTCTGTACTAGTCTAGATTATATATGTCTATTTTTTTTCACACATAAATTAAGAAATATCATTGAAAAATAAAGAATATATAAACTTATTATCttattcatatttaatttatttaaaaaatgattcCACGTTGTTAAGACTTAATTAACAATGATAAATAGTAAAAAAGAAGAAACTTATTGATAAATATATAGCAagtctatatatatttgtgatacACAATTTTTTGACCAATATAATTGAGACGAAGTTTAACCAAAACCATTCGATCTTTGTTGTTCGGGACCAAAACAAATTTTGCCGACAAACTATGAGGATGAATAGATTTTATATCACGccataatttataatattctgTTAAAAACGCTCCCAAAAAAAGACTTAAATGTATATTATACATAAAATGATCTACAATATCACACAGACTAGAAGCcctataaataaattataaaagaaATAACATTATTTTTCCTAACTCTGTAAGTACTTAAATACGATACTAGCTTGTGCTTGAACTCAACTCTTTTCTTGATGTATCAGTATTACACACTGATGCTTTTTGCCCCATTTTGTTGGCAGCAAGCAACAGATTTTCAGATCAATCGAACTCTCCGATTTCCCTTTTCGGTGTACAGTTTTCCTAATGGGGGATCCATGTTCACTCAAACTAACAGAGAATGGCCGATTAACTTGGGACAATGGTTCCGACGTAGCCGAATCCCGCGATGGTGAAGGTGATGACTTGAAGAAATAGGTATATGAAATAACAGTTCTTTCCATACAGGAAGTCGTAGCACCCGCAGATGAAAAGAAACACGGCGAATCCTAGCTCGTGCACTTGTATTCTGGATAAACGAAATAAGGGGACGGTTAAAAGGTTGAGAGACAGCAGTATGCATCGAAGGTAACGACTGCATGTTCCCacgttgtaaaaaaaaaataaaacaagagTCAGAGTAAGAGTCAGAGTAATTTTACCTGTCTCCGAGGAACTTGAATAGTTGCTTCCTTGGGGCAACGGTCTTGGTGTTGGTTTTGTTCTTAAGAGCATCTCCAAGCTTTTCAGTCACCACCCATTCATTAACCCTCTTCGCCTCGAGCAAACCGATGAGCGTTGCCTTCGTGCGGTGGAACGACATCACGTTCTCGAATAGGACCCAATAAAACAACAGATGGAATGACCTGAAAGTTCAAAAATCGATCCACACACACATGCATCATCATTCCCTTAGATCAACAGACTTGACAAAAGTATATATCGAAAGCTTCGGATCGTCGTATGTGAGTGTACCTCGGAGTCCCGACTGAATTAAGAGCAGTGATGACGCAGGGAATGTAAATGGCTCCCCATTTGGGAACATCAACTTCCGGGACAAGTATCGAAAACGGCAGGACGACGCAATAAAAGAAGAAAGTGAACATATGGGCTATGATCTTCCGGACAAAGAAGAAGCTGTATATCACATAAAACTTCTTGTACAGTGAAACTTTCTGCACACAGAAAAAGTTGTAAAGATTCAGCAAAGTTCTAGTACAGTTCTAACTTATAACATGAACATTAAACTGTAATTAACTAAATTAGTTAAGGAAAAAACCTTGTTTGTAACGATATCTAGGAACATTTTTCTGAACAAATTGGCAGGCCCGCAAGACCAGCGGTGTTGCTGGAACCGGAAGGCTTTGAAAGTACTAGGAAGTTCACTCTTCACCTGTCCAAAAACAGAGTAATTGACTAAATAATACttacacatacatatatatatatatatatagacacgcACATACACACATGTACGTACCTGGAGGTCACCTAAGTATATAAATTTCCAGCCCTTGAGACCAGCACGAATAGCGAGATCCATGTCCTCAACGGTGGTTCTGTCGTTCCACCCTCCGGCCTCGTTGATCGCGGAGATTCTCCATATCCCACCAGTTCCTGGGAGATCATGCCTAGTAAGTAAATTGTACTACATGGCTAATGTTTTGATAAGACAAAATATGATGGCTGGTCATAAATATGATTCTATCAAGCAACTCTTGGTTTAATCATTTTCGCTAGAAGAATTGCTAGTGGAGCCCTTCTTATGTGGTCGAGTTTACTTACTCGAGTCCATGATCCCGGAATGTGAACCGGAGATATACATACAAGCATCGATTCATACGCGTAAGAAGACACATTCGGTTTGAATGTCTATACTTATAAACTTTATATATACTTTTTGGGAGATTCAACAATAATTTATCACACGAAGAGCGTGGATTAATTGGCATAAAGTTCCATTACTGATCGACATTGATTGCATCAGTTAGATACATTTGCTGATTTACCGTTGAAGCCGAAGAAGGCATGAGTGGAGGATCCAACTTCTTGTTCAACTTTGAAATGGTAGTCTAGTGACATCTCTTGCATTCTTGTCAGCAGGCATTCATCCGAATTCACTGCAAAAATCGTAATATGTCATGTTTCCCAATActtggattaaaaaaaaaaattatttgattttattgttgtgTCACGGTCTATGGAGTTATcgtccttaaattattttgacacATAATTAAACTCGAGGAATACAGACGATTGGATTAAcgtgttatttttttaaaattcagttTATATTTATCATCTAATTTTGACCGAACGACAGACGCTCGACCTTATGTCGTTGCCTATATTTCTCCAGAAGTTGGAAAATTACCAAAAGTTTAGTACCCAAGGACAAGAATTGTCTCCCTATCAAGATGGGAACTCACACGCACTGATTAAAAAAAGAACAAAGTAAGTTcacatgaattttttaaaagacaGCATATAGTTTAGGGTAACACTGGTAGACCTAACCTAATAGaaacaatattatatatatgctaTAGGAAATAAAAAAAGGGGGGCAGAAAGGTGGTCCAATTCATATATTTCAGATGCCACGTGACTTATCAATTTAAAGCACGTAGGTCACGGAAGAACAACCTGTAAATTACcactttaaaaaatataatttattttctcCAATGTTAAATCTATAGAAATTGTCGGTACCAAAACAATATTAAGAGCTAAACGTAGTTAAATTGCCAACTGTTGCTCTTGCAACTACTTTAgagtttatataaaaaaattatatggatAAGTAGATCTCTCGTGAGAGAGTCTTTCGGGTCTAAATTCATCTTTAAATTGGTTGACTCAATCCACATTTGTAGAGAATACtaatattttatcataaaaaatattttttatgagtcATATTAAATGAGAAATATGTCTCATAAATTAACACATGAAAtaatctcacaaaattaatcgtgagacaatttctcaattttgtttttgtttatgtatatatatatatatgtgagaaCGCCCCTTTTCTAAATCCACCGACAGTCTCGGCCTCTCGGGGCACTCTTGACTCAATTCTAGTCCTATAGTTAATCACATTAGTTAAGAAATATTTAAGgcgttaattaaatatttaatgctCAAAAAACATATGTATGACCAATcataataattatatcatgatcaCAAGCATCGAAAATTAATATCAACCTATATAATTTAATGACGATGATTCCATCATATGTTGTCCAGGTACAGAATTCAtgcagttttttttaaaattaatatatccaCGACTCATTAAAAGCTTGAATATTCATTAAGGAGTGGATCCAGAGATACTAAAAGTCATTCTTTAAACAAAAATTTCACTAATTATATTCTATGGGTCATATTACAAAATAatgttaaaaaattatatagtcTGTTCGGATCAATAATTATTCTTCTTGAAATCAAGagttatttaaatataatattctaattattatttaatttaaaatgttTGAGTTGTGTGGTGAAACAGTACCGTATATTCTAAATTTAGGTCGCTACTCTTTCCAAAAATCATGGTTGCCACTAACATGGAGTGAGGGAATGAATAAGTCTGCTAATTTATTTAAACGATGCTTTATTATACTATTTTCAATCTCTAATTTCtttcaagaaaaaaatataaactaaTGTAACCAAATATTCTCCTCCCTAGTTATTTAATGCTATAATCAATAGTTATTTCGAGACTTACCGAACCTCCAACGGGCTTGGACTAGGGCGACATCCGGGTTGTGGATCAGAAACGGAACGGCTCGTCGGAGAAAGTCTGGTTCGGGTCGGAAATCAGCATCAAAGATGACGACATAGTCGCATCCCTTGACGTAATCGTGTTTCAAACCCTCCTTAAGGGCACCAGCCTTGTAGCCACCCCTACTTTCTCGGATTTGGTAGACTACGTTAATGCCCTTACTTGCCCACCTTAAACACTCCCTTTCAACCATGTCCTAATACAAATTTAACGCACGTATTTAGTGACCAAATCCATCACAACTAATTCATTTACTTCTTATTTTCTATTACCGATTTGTTATGAGTCGATGGACCTTTTTGACATAAATAAATGGTTTAAAAGACAGGGAAGAAGTAagtgaattatttttttatcttttgtaAAAATCTATGTATAGTAATGTTTAAATggagattattattattattatggtcATAAAATCCCAGCTGGCCATCCTTGGATTCTAGACTGAATGCAAGTGAGAAATTAATGCAAAGAACTTCCACTATTTATGGCAGTTCTGGTGAGTAATAAATATGGGCcatcattatattatatatatgtaaaaaggtgaaaaaaaaattatacactAATGATTGGGAAAAAAAAGTATGAAACTTGAAGCAAGAAACAACCTTAACTTGTGCTAATTGCACAATAAAAGACATCTTAAAATCTTCACAAGTACACTCACACTTaaatcatcttcttctttttttttgcaAATAAAGAGGTGtttttttgagaaattaattaattaaaggcAAAAACTCATATGAGAAGGTCTTAAGAGTCATTTTCTTGAGACATGTcttttatatgggttatccattaaaaagtattatgttttatgtcaaaagtattacttattattataaatatagataGGATTGATCCGTCTTATTTGTGAGACCGTATCTCAAAAATGTTACTCTTAATTAAAAGAGTGTACCAATTCTTGAATCTAATTTCAAGAAACTGATCAAAGAGGACTTAGTTACTACATGTACCTTAACCACAAGATCAGTGGAATCATCCAACACTTGAATCACCAGCCTATCAAAAGGCCATGAAAGATTACAAGCTGCACCAATGGAGATCTTGTAAACCTGCAAATCAAACCCACAAAACAAGAACAAAAAATGAACCCTTTTTCCCCtctcattccaaaaaaaaaaaaaaaacaatggaAACACACAGCACCTCTTTTTCATTGAACATAGGGATCTGAACAAGAACCATCGGAAAAGCCCCGTTTCCCATCTCCAAATCATCCTTCATCGCCTCCCATTTGTACCTTTTCTCCGGCTTTTTCAAGAAAAGCTTCACCAGAACGATGACCACTCCCATGTAAAGCCTTTCCATGAACACCATAATCGACATTGCCAAGCAAATGTACACGCATAGTCTCAGCAGTGGCACTATCAATGGCGCCTTGATAAGCTCCCACAGCACCCCAATCTGCCCCGCCACATCCGCCGTGTACCCCGGGAACGACTCCGGCATGAACGTCTGCGCAGAAACTTCAGCCATTTTCTAAAAGTATTGTGAAATTAGTGCTTAAAATTTTGCAAGATTCTAATTTGTTTCTGGGATCAGTTTGGGACAATCAGTGCTTCTGATTTTTTCGTCCCATTTGATGTAAACGGGGGAGAGAGATTGAAGAACTGTGGCATTGTGATTATGAACAGAGGGAAGAGAAGCAGAGAGAGGAGACGATGAGCAATGTGGGAGAAGAAATGAAGGGAGGTTTTATAATCATTATTTGGTCAAGTTTTTGACTTCAACTGTTGCCGGTAACTATTTCGAGGCAAATTTCTACTTTGGTGCTACGAATTTTGTTATAGATATATTCGGTTAATATATCACctttttatatgttaaaaaaataaatatcgaATTTTGGTAATTAGAAAAATAtcttcaataatttattttagagATACGTCATACATGTATGTGCATATTAAATGttgatatatattatactttcatatataataaattttctaTAAAGCATGAAATGATGTGGAGATGGGGATATATActttgaagaaaaataatttaatttaatttaatttaattttagaaaacgCTCTGTGATTTTATTACTAAATAATATAGTATAgaaatagatatagatatatagatCATCATTGTCGTATTTTGTTAATTTTAGTGTGTTTTTAGAAGATCGAAAAAAAAACAGCCCAAGATATGAAAGGTTGTTGAATTTACAAGGTATTCAAGGAAAAATCATAAAACACGCCCAGAAGATCGGATTCGTTATCCTATAATGTTCTTTCTCGATAATATAGAAAATATGGGTGGTAAATGAGATATTGAACTGGTATTTATGCATATTTACATTAAGTGTCAAGTAAATAATGTGATTGGTGTATtcgtaaatttatttttattttatatgatatgattatgatcaACAATTGCTATTTTTTTAGTGTGTATCGGACAAATCCTCGTATTGATGAAGTTGCCTTTAAACCATGCTAATGATCCACCAATCCGAACATCTTACATCCCTTGAAGGGCgcgtattttttttaaaaattctttgAGGGATGAATAAATGGTTAAAAATTAATCATAGTTAAATCTTGTTTACAGAgttactaaaaataaataaatggttAAAACATCTGGCATACTAAATATGCGTATTGTGTGTTTTTTCTAGCACCAACatgataatttaataatataatatatatcagaGGATTAGTTGTAAATATGATTGTGATTTGATGGTGTAACTTTTGGTCTTTCTTTATAGTAAAAATGCAGAATTAAGTGATTTATGACTAATTAACAGTTGTATGAATCTGGATTCCTTCTTTACTTttcttttataatttatttatcatctctatatataaaaaaaaactctcaCTTAGATACCCTTTTTTGTTTTATCAAAATTGCCCTTTGTGATATAGATATTacacttttgtttttttttttcgatatttCAAATTATAGATTAGTccctaaataatttttataactatgatatttttttatttgaataaaaatcaaattaattacaaaaatattatacaagcGTGCACCAATACactagtattattttaaacAAGGGATTaacattaaatattatttttttaaaagtatatTTAAATGTGGCGTGAGAGGTTAACATAGATTTCGTTTCATTAGCATTTCACTAATCTCAATTCCATGGGCACAGACACAACTGGTTTTATTGCATAATGTTTGTTGGAATGTGATTTTGAAAAGACACAATCAAACAATGGAGGATAAAAAATTCCTTTATTTTCGTGCAATGTCGTACATTTTGACGTAATTTATATTGCTATAAAAAAAACTAtcgaatatatataattataattaaaatgaaatgaaatgaatcagtttgaaatCTTCTTGTAAATTTAGTCAAACAATTAATATATTTGAATCTTGACATTGAAATACATGATTCCAAATAACTCGATCTAAATATATGTTTATCAAACATGATATTTAATTATGGGGAAAATTGACCATTTTATTTATAAGTAATTTACTTTAGTATACACCTTTTCATGCAACACACATTGCTGAACAGTTGAGCAATAAGAATAATGCTAAAagtatttataatatattgtacATTCATgataatgatatatattatatcgtAAGATTTTGTATTCAATATATTACGAGACGATTAAATTTTTGTATCAAGGAAATTCTTCTAAATTTTCGAATGGATCGaagataatattttaaaacaaaaacaaatatattattACATTAGGTTTTATGGACACATGCATGAGATTTGAAACTTTATGCCATCCACTTCCTCCAAATTAATGTGGTGGCCGGCGATGATGAATTGATGATAAGCCTCAACCGTTCCAACAACTACCGTGATTTGCCTTTTTATCCAGATGAAGATAGGCTACCAAAAAAGTGACCTTTAGTTCCGGCCATCAGAAACCGGTTTTCCGGCATGGGAGATgggataataaaaataattgaagttATGTACTGCCAAGAGGCAAAGTGGCTAAAAAAATGAGACATTATCGTGTATTGATGATTGAAAT
It encodes:
- the LOC140886662 gene encoding glucomannan 4-beta-mannosyltransferase 2-like, translating into MAEVSAQTFMPESFPGYTADVAGQIGVLWELIKAPLIVPLLRLCVYICLAMSIMVFMERLYMGVVIVLVKLFLKKPEKRYKWEAMKDDLEMGNGAFPMVLVQIPMFNEKEVYKISIGAACNLSWPFDRLVIQVLDDSTDLVVKDMVERECLRWASKGINVVYQIRESRGGYKAGALKEGLKHDYVKGCDYVVIFDADFRPEPDFLRRAVPFLIHNPDVALVQARWRFVNSDECLLTRMQEMSLDYHFKVEQEVGSSTHAFFGFNGTGGIWRISAINEAGGWNDRTTVEDMDLAIRAGLKGWKFIYLGDLQVKSELPSTFKAFRFQQHRWSCGPANLFRKMFLDIVTNKKVSLYKKFYVIYSFFFVRKIIAHMFTFFFYCVVLPFSILVPEVDVPKWGAIYIPCVITALNSVGTPRSFHLLFYWVLFENVMSFHRTKATLIGLLEAKRVNEWVVTEKLGDALKNKTNTKTVAPRKQLFKFLGDRIQVHELGFAVFLFICGCYDFLYGKNCYFIYLFLQVITFTIAGFGYVGTIVPS